In Paenibacillus kyungheensis, the following are encoded in one genomic region:
- a CDS encoding ATP-binding cassette domain-containing protein: protein MQEQSVISLHEVYKTRGQHTIGPINFELPQGYITVLVGENGAGKSTLLNLMMQTIYPDQGWMTWFGQSEKDELPLHIRQRIAYVSEHSSIEENRMTALEAARFRSHWYPKWNQKKFEQLLIEFQVPSNTHLSKVSKGQRQKFEFAAAIATTPDLLLMDEPSSGLDPFAWKDMIRTLHQLMDTSDLSILITTHRMEEVERLADYVMLMNDGIIYGIEEKDTLYQQWKEIWINAGAGDTDVIHNLRDCDGIIAWEVQSDLSVRIITTDALQLEAAAAENGIPTQTRGLEWEDLLYYWRSAWNQKRDQSKIKK from the coding sequence ATGCAGGAACAATCAGTCATTTCATTACACGAAGTCTACAAAACACGAGGTCAACATACGATTGGCCCGATTAATTTTGAATTGCCTCAAGGATATATCACTGTTCTTGTCGGTGAAAATGGAGCAGGAAAAAGTACCTTATTAAATCTGATGATGCAGACGATTTATCCAGATCAAGGATGGATGACATGGTTCGGTCAATCCGAGAAAGATGAGTTACCTCTTCATATTCGGCAGCGGATCGCTTATGTATCAGAGCATTCATCGATTGAAGAAAATCGAATGACAGCGTTAGAAGCCGCTCGCTTCCGTTCTCATTGGTATCCTAAATGGAATCAAAAAAAGTTTGAACAGTTGTTGATTGAATTTCAAGTACCATCCAATACCCATCTAAGCAAAGTCTCCAAAGGGCAACGACAAAAGTTTGAATTTGCCGCAGCTATTGCGACTACACCGGACTTGCTACTGATGGATGAACCTTCTTCCGGGCTAGACCCGTTTGCCTGGAAAGATATGATCCGTACATTGCACCAACTTATGGATACCAGTGATCTTAGTATCCTCATTACAACTCACCGGATGGAAGAAGTAGAACGACTTGCTGATTATGTCATGCTGATGAATGACGGCATCATCTACGGAATAGAAGAAAAAGATACACTTTATCAACAATGGAAAGAAATATGGATCAATGCTGGCGCAGGCGATACCGACGTAATCCATAACTTGCGCGACTGCGATGGTATTATCGCATGGGAAGTACAATCCGATCTATCTGTACGCATCATCACCACAGATGCTCTACAACTAGAAGCCGCCGCCGCTGAAAACGGAATCCCTACCCAGACCAGAGGGCTAGAATGGGAAGACTTGTTATACTATTGGCGTAGCGCTTGGAACCAAAAGCGCGACCAAAGTAAAATAAAAAAGTGA
- a CDS encoding MGDG synthase family glycosyltransferase, producing MPHNSSSILIVYASYGHGHYQAAKSLQASLLERGVPHVTLLDVMAESHPWINKISQFIYMQSFTTIPHLYGWVYYNTRKMKATSLFGKALHSLGIRSLQAMLEQEQPDLVIHTFPQLVLPTMKKRWQLTMPLVNILTDYDLHGRWLHPHIDHYYVPSTDMKQDMLAQGVPPERISVSGIPLRADFDRNLFTAQHPVTDVPDRKQLRIQAGLIPEHKTVLLLAGAYGVLKNVREVCDQLAERTDTQVIVICGKNESLLQELASHYSEHPAFTIIGFTDRMSEWMMMSDCVITKPGGVTVAECIHCELPLFLLKPVPGQELANALYLQSYQAAEVCDSSSALAERLMTALDQPEILQHMQTQLRTLQTPQAASYIADDLIERYLSQAHAAQLRSVSLKPNLQTTIN from the coding sequence ATGCCGCACAATTCGTCTTCGATTCTAATCGTATATGCAAGCTATGGTCATGGACATTATCAAGCTGCCAAATCGTTGCAAGCTAGTCTGTTAGAACGTGGTGTTCCACATGTAACATTACTTGATGTGATGGCTGAATCTCATCCATGGATCAACAAAATAAGCCAGTTTATTTATATGCAAAGCTTCACTACGATTCCTCATTTATATGGATGGGTGTATTATAATACCCGCAAAATGAAAGCCACTTCGTTATTTGGCAAAGCACTTCATTCATTGGGAATACGAAGCTTGCAAGCTATGTTGGAGCAGGAACAACCTGATCTGGTGATTCATACGTTTCCGCAATTGGTGTTGCCTACTATGAAAAAGCGCTGGCAACTAACGATGCCACTTGTTAATATACTAACCGATTATGATCTACATGGACGCTGGCTTCATCCTCATATCGATCATTACTATGTACCTTCTACCGATATGAAGCAAGATATGTTAGCTCAGGGTGTACCACCAGAGCGGATTAGCGTTTCAGGTATTCCTTTACGTGCTGACTTTGATCGGAATCTATTCACAGCCCAGCATCCAGTAACAGACGTACCTGATCGCAAGCAACTTCGTATTCAAGCTGGATTAATACCTGAACACAAAACAGTTCTATTGCTTGCCGGTGCTTATGGGGTACTCAAAAATGTTCGTGAAGTGTGTGATCAACTTGCTGAACGTACAGATACACAAGTGATAGTAATCTGCGGCAAAAATGAATCTTTGTTACAAGAGTTAGCTAGTCACTATAGCGAACATCCTGCGTTTACGATTATAGGTTTTACAGATCGGATGAGTGAATGGATGATGATGAGTGATTGTGTAATCACCAAGCCTGGCGGGGTGACGGTGGCTGAATGTATTCATTGTGAATTACCTCTTTTTCTACTCAAGCCTGTACCGGGACAAGAATTAGCCAATGCACTGTATTTGCAATCGTATCAAGCTGCTGAAGTATGCGACTCTTCTTCTGCTCTAGCTGAACGGCTTATGACAGCACTGGATCAACCAGAAATTCTACAACATATGCAGACACAGCTACGAACTCTTCAGACTCCTCAAGCAGCAAGCTATATTGCAGATGATCTGATTGAACGCTATCTGTCTCAAGCACACGCTGCTCAGTTACGATCTGTATCGCTCAAGCCTAATTTACAAACCACTATAAATTAG
- a CDS encoding glycosyltransferase, giving the protein MGRDRTKLHEDLITICYYISDYGYGHATRSIAIIRTILERHQDAPIRLIVNCGKALPFLIDSLQSQMMPAISQDHHIEFRSIFSDTGYVLHNDSIAADIQGLRQQYNLDMSLFEERITQEQQFLENVQAQLVISDISPIPFVAAQRTGVESLGISNFTWYTAYQDMLDKSDLNQLREAYAQMDHFISLAGCAEPQWGRKCRIDTGFFCRQPDLQEVERIRTALDPTGKRKIIFFGLGRSIQVDHWSTMELWDSEDCVFIVSSNMDIDHPNVVQIPDQYTESQNYVAAANLVITKPGWGTVCEAIELAKPLILLNRSHFYEDRHTIAAVPVDHPLYLMSWEEIQQLTFAAEDRIDELEHSPPSKVSSTDHHVSSSTLIEIADYIQNLLHHVKVV; this is encoded by the coding sequence ATGGGAAGAGATCGAACAAAACTGCATGAAGATTTGATCACCATTTGTTATTACATTTCAGATTATGGATATGGACATGCGACTCGAAGTATCGCGATTATCCGCACGATATTAGAGCGACATCAAGATGCACCTATCCGCTTAATCGTGAATTGTGGCAAAGCATTACCGTTTTTAATAGATTCGTTGCAATCACAAATGATGCCAGCGATCTCTCAAGATCACCATATCGAATTCAGAAGCATATTCTCGGATACGGGTTATGTGTTACACAACGATTCGATAGCAGCAGATATACAAGGCCTTAGACAACAATATAATCTCGATATGTCGTTGTTTGAAGAAAGAATTACCCAAGAACAGCAATTTTTAGAAAATGTGCAAGCACAACTGGTCATTAGTGATATTTCACCGATTCCATTTGTTGCAGCACAGCGTACAGGTGTAGAGTCGTTAGGTATTTCCAACTTTACATGGTACACCGCTTATCAAGATATGTTGGACAAGTCAGATCTGAATCAGTTACGCGAAGCATACGCGCAGATGGATCATTTTATCAGTCTAGCCGGTTGTGCTGAACCACAATGGGGACGCAAATGCCGGATAGATACTGGATTCTTTTGCAGACAGCCTGATCTTCAGGAAGTCGAACGTATTCGCACAGCATTAGATCCGACCGGAAAACGCAAAATTATCTTTTTTGGCTTAGGTCGTAGTATACAGGTAGATCATTGGTCAACGATGGAACTGTGGGATAGTGAAGATTGCGTATTTATCGTATCTTCCAATATGGATATTGACCATCCTAATGTCGTGCAGATTCCTGATCAATATACCGAATCACAGAATTATGTAGCTGCCGCCAATCTGGTGATAACCAAGCCAGGATGGGGCACCGTCTGTGAAGCGATCGAGTTAGCAAAGCCACTCATTTTGCTTAATCGCAGTCACTTTTATGAAGATCGTCATACGATTGCAGCTGTTCCTGTCGATCATCCTTTGTACTTGATGTCATGGGAAGAGATTCAGCAACTTACATTTGCGGCTGAGGATCGGATAGATGAGCTTGAGCATTCGCCGCCAAGCAAAGTGTCAAGCACTGATCATCATGTATCCAGCTCAACTCTGATAGAGATTGCTGATTATATTCAGAATCTTTTACATCATGTAAAAGTAGTCTGA
- a CDS encoding xanthine phosphoribosyltransferase yields the protein MELLRQKVINEGIVLEGQVLKVDSFLNHQMDPLLMKEIGKAFTQLFADTGVTTILTIESSGIAPGIMTALEFGVPLIFARKQKSLTLTEDIFVETVYSYTKKQSNDITVSKKFIKPGDRVLIIDDFLANGEAASGLARIVKQAGAEVVGIGIVIEKSFQPGAQLLIDEGYRLESLVRIRSLDNGQVQFVDTP from the coding sequence ATGGAATTGCTTCGTCAAAAAGTAATCAATGAAGGTATCGTTTTGGAAGGGCAGGTTCTGAAAGTAGATTCCTTTCTGAATCATCAGATGGATCCGCTATTAATGAAAGAAATCGGTAAAGCATTTACGCAATTATTCGCAGATACCGGTGTAACGACTATTCTGACTATTGAGTCTTCAGGAATCGCTCCCGGCATTATGACAGCATTAGAGTTTGGTGTGCCATTGATATTTGCACGTAAACAAAAGTCACTGACTCTTACTGAAGATATCTTTGTAGAAACGGTATATTCGTATACCAAAAAGCAGAGCAATGATATCACCGTCTCCAAAAAATTTATCAAGCCAGGCGACCGGGTACTTATTATTGATGACTTTCTAGCGAACGGAGAAGCCGCTTCTGGACTTGCTCGTATAGTCAAACAAGCAGGAGCAGAAGTAGTAGGAATCGGCATCGTAATCGAAAAGTCATTCCAACCAGGAGCACAATTGTTGATCGATGAAGGATATCGGTTAGAATCGCTGGTGCGAATCCGCTCATTAGATAACGGACAGGTTCAATTTGTAGACACACCGTGA
- a CDS encoding glycosyltransferase family 4 protein, with the protein MKPKIVFVINYFYPDYASTGQLLTELCLYLQHDFDITVIAECPPGYGGEAAPKGRYITDHLENIKVIRIRLPEVDKQSKFSRIKYISTYFFYATYLLLKQKNTDFIYTISTPPVLGGLIGTIGKLFKRSKHIYNIQDFNPEQAEAVGYTKRQWIFNVARAIDNINCSMADHIITVGKDMQETLVNRFGGRKHIENTVINNWTNEEEIVPLDKNHPRVAKFIADHGWQDKFVVMYSGNLGLYYDLENLMTIIPGLKDCKNLVFAFIGEGAVKKKMQEYAAQHGLEQSGQVCFLPFQPKEDLKYSLNAADVHLVVNQKGIKGVSVPSKIYGVMAAGKAVLGVLESGSEAHRLIVEGACGLVAEPQNYEDIAIQLRRLYEMDAEEIQAIGQNGRDYLEKYLRRDVSLEKYRQLLLSMATQSPSTTMVSESR; encoded by the coding sequence GTGAAACCAAAAATAGTTTTTGTCATTAACTACTTTTATCCCGACTATGCATCAACGGGACAATTATTAACCGAGTTATGTCTGTACTTACAACATGACTTTGATATTACAGTTATTGCTGAATGTCCTCCAGGTTATGGAGGCGAAGCCGCACCGAAAGGGCGTTATATTACCGATCACCTTGAAAATATTAAAGTGATTCGTATTCGTCTTCCTGAGGTCGATAAGCAAAGTAAATTCAGCCGGATCAAGTATATTTCGACATACTTCTTCTATGCGACTTACTTGTTATTGAAGCAAAAAAATACAGACTTTATCTACACGATCTCTACACCACCGGTATTAGGTGGACTGATCGGTACGATAGGCAAATTATTCAAACGTTCTAAACATATCTACAATATTCAAGATTTCAACCCTGAGCAAGCAGAAGCTGTTGGATACACCAAGCGTCAATGGATCTTCAATGTGGCTCGTGCGATCGATAATATCAATTGCTCGATGGCAGATCATATCATTACTGTTGGTAAAGATATGCAAGAGACATTGGTTAACCGCTTTGGTGGACGCAAGCATATCGAAAATACCGTCATTAACAACTGGACGAATGAAGAAGAAATCGTTCCGTTGGACAAAAATCATCCACGAGTTGCCAAGTTTATTGCCGATCATGGCTGGCAAGACAAATTCGTTGTGATGTATTCCGGTAATCTGGGTCTGTATTATGATCTGGAAAATCTAATGACGATTATACCGGGTCTAAAAGATTGCAAAAATCTGGTCTTTGCTTTTATCGGAGAAGGTGCGGTGAAGAAAAAGATGCAGGAATATGCAGCCCAACATGGACTCGAACAATCCGGTCAAGTGTGTTTTCTCCCTTTCCAACCGAAAGAGGATTTGAAATATTCGCTTAATGCTGCTGATGTTCATCTGGTCGTGAATCAGAAAGGCATCAAAGGGGTCTCCGTTCCAAGTAAAATCTACGGCGTGATGGCGGCTGGTAAAGCAGTACTTGGTGTTCTTGAATCAGGTAGTGAAGCACATCGCCTTATTGTCGAAGGAGCTTGTGGACTGGTAGCAGAACCTCAAAATTATGAGGATATTGCGATTCAACTTCGTCGTCTGTACGAGATGGATGCTGAAGAAATTCAAGCGATCGGTCAGAATGGACGGGATTATCTGGAAAAATATTTACGCCGCGATGTATCGCTGGAAAAATATCGTCAGCTATTGTTATCCATGGCGACACAGTCCCCGTCAACAACTATGGTTTCTGAATCAAGATAA
- a CDS encoding putative colanic acid biosynthesis acetyltransferase: MVNIRLDQYSQAEYSRGRSGLYCLLWWFVQGTLFRFSLHNMYNWRRFLLNSFGAKLGLGVHVRPSAKFTYPWKVTIGEYSWIGDNVEFYSLDEIVIGSHCVISQNSYLCTGSHKLNDPTFGLITKPITIKDGAWVASDVFVYPGVTIHELGVAGARSTIFKDIPANEVHIGFPAAFHKYRFPEEVTKENSVASIAQVHRIK, translated from the coding sequence ATGGTAAATATTAGACTGGATCAATATTCGCAAGCGGAGTATTCGCGCGGAAGATCAGGGCTATATTGTCTACTCTGGTGGTTTGTACAAGGAACATTATTCCGCTTCTCCCTGCATAACATGTACAACTGGAGAAGATTTCTTCTCAACAGCTTTGGAGCGAAGCTTGGACTTGGTGTTCATGTTCGTCCATCGGCTAAATTTACGTATCCATGGAAAGTTACGATCGGTGAGTATTCGTGGATTGGAGACAATGTTGAATTTTACAGTCTAGATGAGATTGTGATCGGTAGTCATTGTGTCATTTCCCAGAATTCCTATCTGTGTACAGGAAGTCATAAGCTGAACGATCCAACGTTTGGATTGATTACAAAGCCGATTACGATAAAAGATGGCGCATGGGTAGCAAGCGACGTATTTGTCTATCCAGGCGTAACGATTCACGAATTAGGTGTTGCAGGAGCACGCAGTACGATTTTTAAAGATATTCCAGCAAATGAAGTGCATATCGGTTTTCCGGCTGCTTTTCACAAGTATCGTTTTCCTGAAGAAGTGACCAAAGAAAATTCAGTGGCTTCGATTGCTCAAGTACACCGTATCAAGTAA
- a CDS encoding UDP-glucose dehydrogenase family protein, with amino-acid sequence MNITVIGTGYVGLVSGVCFSEIGNNVRCVDKIASKIETLQSGGIPIYEPGLQEMMMKNVEAGRLTFTTDLSGPVSESDLVIIAVGTPPLPSGEADLQYIEAAAREIALSMKGYTVVAVKSTVPVGTNERVNSIIASLTDQPFDTASIPEFLREGSAVKDAFNPDRLVLGVQTQQAADLLLELHRPLTENLVVTDIRSAEMIKYASNAFLATKISFINEIANICDKVGADVDEVAKGMGLDRRIGPSFLNAGIGYGGSCFPKDTHALIQIAGNVEYDFKLLKSVVEVNQAQRWGIVDKLLEALGTLQGKKIAVWGLAFKPDTDDIREAPSLEIVPKLVEFGALPQVFDPVAAENFRREYDHESITFAESALEAARGCDAVCLLTEWGEFVNIDLKEVEAVMNQSVLVDGRNVYTAQRVKETGFDYHSMGRPALLRDSFIATQS; translated from the coding sequence ATGAATATTACTGTAATAGGTACAGGTTATGTAGGTTTGGTATCAGGTGTCTGCTTTTCAGAAATAGGAAACAACGTGCGTTGTGTGGATAAAATTGCTTCTAAGATCGAAACATTGCAAAGCGGTGGCATCCCGATCTACGAACCAGGTCTTCAAGAAATGATGATGAAGAATGTAGAAGCAGGACGACTAACATTTACAACGGACTTGAGTGGACCGGTATCCGAATCGGATCTCGTGATTATTGCAGTAGGTACTCCACCACTTCCTTCCGGTGAAGCCGATCTACAATATATCGAAGCAGCAGCTCGTGAGATTGCTCTTTCTATGAAAGGGTACACGGTTGTCGCTGTGAAAAGTACAGTCCCTGTTGGAACCAATGAGCGCGTAAACAGCATTATTGCTTCTTTGACAGATCAACCTTTTGATACAGCTTCGATTCCAGAATTTTTACGTGAAGGTTCTGCGGTTAAAGATGCATTTAATCCAGATCGTCTGGTATTGGGTGTACAGACACAACAAGCAGCAGACTTGCTACTTGAATTGCACCGTCCATTGACAGAAAATCTAGTTGTAACCGATATCCGTAGTGCAGAAATGATCAAATACGCATCGAATGCGTTCCTTGCAACAAAGATTTCATTTATCAACGAAATTGCTAATATCTGTGATAAAGTAGGCGCAGATGTTGACGAAGTCGCTAAAGGGATGGGATTGGATCGTCGTATCGGACCTTCATTCTTGAATGCGGGTATCGGTTATGGTGGTTCTTGCTTCCCGAAAGATACTCATGCTTTGATCCAAATCGCAGGTAATGTAGAGTATGACTTTAAATTACTCAAATCTGTAGTTGAAGTCAACCAAGCACAACGCTGGGGAATCGTTGATAAGTTGTTAGAAGCATTAGGTACATTGCAAGGTAAAAAAATCGCTGTCTGGGGTCTAGCGTTCAAACCAGATACAGATGATATTCGTGAAGCACCATCCTTGGAGATCGTACCGAAATTAGTAGAATTCGGTGCTCTACCACAAGTATTTGATCCAGTAGCAGCAGAAAACTTCCGTCGTGAATATGATCATGAGTCTATTACTTTTGCAGAGAGTGCGCTAGAAGCGGCTCGTGGTTGCGATGCAGTCTGCTTGTTAACCGAGTGGGGCGAGTTCGTGAATATCGATCTTAAAGAAGTCGAAGCGGTTATGAACCAATCAGTACTTGTAGATGGACGTAATGTGTATACTGCACAACGTGTGAAAGAAACAGGTTTTGATTACCATTCTATGGGTCGTCCAGCATTGCTTCGTGATAGCTTTATCGCAACTCAATCATAA
- a CDS encoding ABC transporter ATP-binding protein has translation MKPLVLNQIIKHYAGTTAVDNLSLEVEAGEIYGLLGANGAGKTTTMRMVLGLIYPDEGEILYNGRPYRTELQHKMGYLPEERGLYPKIKISDQLVYLGQLRGMTHKDAVQSLKKWLERFDAMEYLDKRIEELSKGNQQKMGFIAAVIHHPSILILDEAFSGLDPVNVEMLKEVIQELRDEGTAILFSTHRMEHVEELCRNMTILRRSKPVLQGNLREIKHTYPREKVVLRTAHPLVGLQDIAGVTNVEPQDENGRYLIHINQEEATQQILQLAMQQGSVEQFEIKEPTLNEIFIKVVGNNE, from the coding sequence ATGAAACCATTGGTATTGAATCAAATTATCAAACATTATGCAGGGACAACAGCGGTAGACAACTTGTCCTTAGAAGTAGAAGCAGGAGAGATTTACGGCTTACTAGGAGCAAATGGAGCGGGTAAAACGACAACAATGCGCATGGTACTCGGACTGATTTATCCAGACGAAGGTGAAATTTTGTATAATGGTAGGCCATATCGGACAGAGTTACAACACAAAATGGGCTATCTTCCAGAAGAACGTGGATTGTATCCTAAAATTAAAATTAGTGATCAGCTAGTCTATCTCGGACAATTACGTGGTATGACTCACAAAGATGCAGTGCAAAGTCTTAAAAAGTGGTTGGAACGATTTGATGCGATGGAATATTTGGATAAACGGATCGAAGAACTTTCCAAAGGGAATCAGCAGAAAATGGGCTTTATCGCTGCGGTTATTCATCATCCCAGTATTCTTATTTTAGATGAAGCATTTAGTGGACTTGATCCGGTGAATGTGGAAATGCTCAAAGAAGTCATTCAAGAATTACGAGATGAAGGAACAGCGATCTTATTTTCAACTCACCGGATGGAACATGTAGAAGAACTATGCCGTAATATGACGATACTACGTCGCTCCAAGCCGGTACTACAAGGTAATTTAAGAGAAATTAAACATACGTATCCGCGCGAAAAAGTTGTTTTGCGTACAGCACATCCACTTGTCGGTTTACAAGATATCGCAGGAGTTACAAATGTAGAACCACAAGATGAAAATGGTCGTTATCTGATTCATATCAATCAAGAAGAAGCGACACAACAGATTTTACAATTAGCGATGCAACAGGGAAGTGTAGAACAGTTCGAGATCAAAGAACCAACATTAAACGAAATCTTTATTAAGGTGGTGGGCAATAATGAATAA
- a CDS encoding GntR family transcriptional regulator — MKIPVQINEDSAEPLYRQVENQLRSLIIGGTLQEGTLLPSIREFAADLKCSVITIRRVYQDLENEGWLRTRQGTGTFVMKVEQGQLTQMSEENVRKILNEAIQKSAALGWDQQQLQQLFAELLQQHFTT, encoded by the coding sequence ATGAAGATACCTGTGCAGATCAATGAAGATAGTGCTGAGCCATTATATCGGCAGGTGGAGAATCAATTACGTTCTCTCATTATTGGAGGAACATTACAAGAAGGTACATTATTACCCTCTATTCGTGAATTTGCCGCCGATCTGAAATGTAGTGTGATTACGATTCGACGCGTCTATCAAGACTTGGAGAACGAAGGATGGTTACGCACACGTCAAGGAACAGGAACATTTGTGATGAAAGTCGAACAAGGGCAACTTACCCAGATGAGTGAAGAGAATGTACGTAAAATTTTGAATGAAGCTATTCAGAAAAGTGCCGCTCTAGGCTGGGATCAACAGCAGTTGCAACAATTGTTTGCAGAGTTATTACAACAACATTTTACAACATAA
- a CDS encoding sugar phosphate nucleotidyltransferase translates to MKLILLSGGSGKRLWPLSNDARSKQFLRVLENEKGELVSMVQRVWNQLDACGLSESSLIATGQSQVEIMRSQVGADVPLIIEPERRDTFPAIALAATYLYSMEGVSLDEVITILPVDPYVDNMFFDTVKSMEMALQESDADIALIGVEPTYPSSKYGYIIPSGETTETGLRKVSRFQEKPTEEYAEQLIAENALWNCGVFAFKLGYLISLLEEKGLPIQYEQFLKQYDRLPKISFDYEVVEQANNIIALPYTGYWKDLGTWNTLTEEMSSVQIGRGIISEDCENTHLVNETNVPVTILGMKDVVVAVSPDGILVSDKASSPRLKELVNFDQGPMYEERQWGWVVVLDDQKYEDGRCVLTKRIGLQEGKNLSYQSHTDREEVWTVVKGEGEFVLNGNMMRVRAGNVLHIPVKALHSIRAVKDLEVIVVQTGFNAQNDQIVELFHSWEEIEQNCMKI, encoded by the coding sequence GTGAAACTTATCCTTTTATCTGGAGGTTCAGGTAAGCGTTTGTGGCCTCTGTCTAACGATGCAAGATCAAAACAATTTTTGAGAGTACTGGAAAATGAAAAAGGTGAACTGGTATCGATGGTTCAGCGTGTATGGAATCAATTGGATGCTTGTGGATTAAGCGAGTCTAGCCTTATCGCAACTGGTCAATCTCAAGTCGAGATTATGCGGAGTCAAGTCGGTGCTGATGTACCCCTTATTATTGAGCCAGAACGAAGAGATACGTTTCCTGCTATAGCACTTGCAGCAACCTATCTATATTCTATGGAAGGTGTCAGTCTGGATGAAGTCATTACGATTTTGCCAGTCGATCCTTATGTAGACAATATGTTTTTTGACACTGTAAAAAGTATGGAAATGGCACTACAAGAATCCGATGCGGATATCGCACTAATCGGTGTAGAACCAACCTATCCTTCTTCTAAATACGGATATATTATTCCGTCAGGTGAAACAACAGAAACCGGTCTACGCAAAGTAAGCCGTTTCCAAGAAAAACCGACCGAAGAATATGCAGAACAATTAATTGCTGAAAATGCACTGTGGAACTGTGGTGTATTTGCTTTCAAACTAGGCTATCTGATTAGCTTACTTGAAGAAAAAGGATTACCTATTCAATACGAGCAATTCCTTAAACAATATGATCGTTTACCAAAAATCAGTTTTGACTATGAAGTTGTCGAGCAAGCGAATAACATTATTGCTCTTCCATATACCGGCTACTGGAAAGACTTAGGTACATGGAATACATTGACCGAGGAAATGAGCAGCGTACAAATCGGACGCGGTATTATCAGTGAAGATTGTGAAAATACGCATCTCGTAAACGAAACGAACGTACCTGTTACGATTTTGGGTATGAAAGATGTTGTTGTTGCTGTTAGCCCGGACGGTATTCTGGTATCGGATAAAGCATCCAGTCCACGTCTGAAAGAATTAGTGAATTTCGATCAAGGTCCTATGTATGAAGAGCGTCAATGGGGCTGGGTCGTTGTATTGGATGATCAGAAGTATGAAGACGGACGCTGTGTACTAACGAAGCGTATCGGTCTGCAAGAAGGTAAGAACCTGAGCTATCAGTCCCATACCGATCGTGAAGAAGTGTGGACAGTCGTTAAAGGCGAAGGTGAATTTGTGCTAAACGGTAACATGATGCGGGTAAGAGCAGGGAACGTACTGCATATTCCAGTCAAAGCACTTCATAGTATCCGTGCAGTGAAGGATCTAGAAGTGATCGTTGTCCAAACGGGCTTCAATGCGCAGAACGATCAAATTGTGGAGCTATTCCATTCATGGGAAGAGATCGAACAAAACTGCATGAAGATTTGA
- a CDS encoding helix-turn-helix domain-containing protein: MFAKRLKLLRKRRNMSMKEVADHVGVAKSTYAGYESGYRQPTLETIQSIAKKLSTTSDYLLGLTEEFDPAQQNTNAREFLNYTQLHWDGVPLEEEDLQLIRQLLERVVRDRSHTQ, from the coding sequence TTGTTCGCCAAACGCCTCAAACTACTTCGCAAAAGGCGAAATATGTCGATGAAGGAAGTTGCAGATCATGTAGGAGTAGCCAAAAGCACGTATGCAGGCTACGAGTCCGGATACAGACAACCCACTTTGGAAACGATCCAATCTATCGCTAAAAAATTGAGTACTACTTCTGATTATTTACTCGGTTTGACCGAAGAATTTGATCCTGCTCAACAAAATACGAATGCACGCGAATTTTTAAATTATACTCAACTTCATTGGGACGGTGTTCCTTTAGAAGAAGAAGATCTTCAATTGATTCGTCAATTGTTAGAGCGTGTTGTCAGAGATCGTTCCCATACACAGTGA